From the genome of Methylocystis echinoides:
CGCGCGCCATATTGGCTGCTTTCCGCTCGGTCAAATCCGTAAACAGAACGACATAGCCGAGCACGCGGTCGCGCGACGCGAGCACCGGATCGCCGCGCACTGCGACGGGCAGCGTCTCTCCTGACGCCGTCATGAGCAAAGCTTCTCCGCGCCAGGGCGCGCCCGTCTCGCGCAGAGCGGCGAGGCTTCGCGCGACCGCCGCCGAGTCGACGAAAAAACCGGGCAAGTCGTCGAGACTCTTGATCGGCCCCGACGCGCCGAGCAGATCGTTGAGCGCGCGATTGGCTTCGAGAACATGGCCGTCCGTGCCGGCGACGATGATCTGCTGATCGGCCGAATGGACCTGTCGCAGCACATGGTCGAGCTGATCCTTCGCAATCAGGATGCGCAGCGCGCGAAACTGCATGACGACGTCGGTGACGCTTTCGCCGATCAGCCGCGCGGCGGCGCGATCGGCCGGGGACCAGGCGTCCGACGTGCCTTCCACGACCTGATGCCATTGCGCAAAGGAGCGGCGCGGCGACAATTCGCTCGGATCGTCGCTGTCCGAAGGCGGCTTGAAGGGATTGCCGCCCCAGGTGACGGTGCGGATACGCTCCTTTCGAAACCAGATCAGCATCTCGTCCGGCTCGCTGGAGATACGCGTCGCGGCGACGCCGCTCGCCACGCCGGCCAGCGGCGCGAACTGCGGCGCCTCCGCCGCGAGCGCCGAGGTCGCAAAGACGCCGTCCGCCAATCGCGGCGCCAGCCAGCGGCCGAGCTCGCTGATCTGTTCGGTTCCCGGCGCCTCGCCGATCATGCGCATTTTGCCTTCGAAAAGCAGCGCCGCGCCTGTCGCATTGAGCGGCAGCAGCAGCGCATGGGCGCTGTCGAACAACGCGCCGCGCCAATCGCCGTCCCGGCACACGCTTTGAATCATGCGCTGTTCGAGCCGGCGCACCGCGAGTTCGGCCTGTCCCTGCGCGAAGCTTTCGAGCGCCGCGATCCGCGTGCCGATCACTTCGGCGAGCAATTCGCACACGGCCCGCATCTCGAAAGGGAGCAATCGGGGCGCGTAATGATGACAGGAGATCAGCCCCCAGAGTTTGCCGGCGACCATCAGCGAGACGACCAGAGTGGCGGCGACGCCCATATTTTTGAGATATTGGATGTGGATCGGCGAAGCGCTGCGCAGGAAGCACAGCGACATGTCGAGCTCCTCGCCGGTCGCCGGCGAGAGACGGGGTTCGAGCGGGGCGGGCGTGTAGTCGACGTCGGCGAGGAGACGCACCCGATTGCGTTCATAAAGGCGGCGCGCGATCTGCGGAATGTCGGAGGCCGGGTAACGGTTGCCGAGGAACGCCTCGAGTTCCGGCCGTCTGGTTTCGGCGAAAACCTCGCCATGCCCTTCTTCGTCGAAACGATAGACCATGACGCGGTCATAGCCGGTAAGGTCTCGAAACATCGCGGCGCTGACGTCGCAAAGGCCGCGCAGACTCGCCGACGTCAGGATCGTGTCGACGCCGCGATCGATCGCCTTGGTGTAATCGACAATCGGGCCGG
Proteins encoded in this window:
- a CDS encoding GAF domain-containing protein; the encoded protein is MTLDPSASPAFGTATLSNCEREQIHLAGSIQPHGALLTLCAADGRIMQESANAASFLKMSAPLKGLRLRDLGGDLWTQIEGLVTQPASSIPFALRCFAGAGGAPLNALLHKAPSGEWVVELERAGPIVDYTKAIDRGVDTILTSASLRGLCDVSAAMFRDLTGYDRVMVYRFDEEGHGEVFAETRRPELEAFLGNRYPASDIPQIARRLYERNRVRLLADVDYTPAPLEPRLSPATGEELDMSLCFLRSASPIHIQYLKNMGVAATLVVSLMVAGKLWGLISCHHYAPRLLPFEMRAVCELLAEVIGTRIAALESFAQGQAELAVRRLEQRMIQSVCRDGDWRGALFDSAHALLLPLNATGAALLFEGKMRMIGEAPGTEQISELGRWLAPRLADGVFATSALAAEAPQFAPLAGVASGVAATRISSEPDEMLIWFRKERIRTVTWGGNPFKPPSDSDDPSELSPRRSFAQWHQVVEGTSDAWSPADRAAARLIGESVTDVVMQFRALRILIAKDQLDHVLRQVHSADQQIIVAGTDGHVLEANRALNDLLGASGPIKSLDDLPGFFVDSAAVARSLAALRETGAPWRGEALLMTASGETLPVAVRGDPVLASRDRVLGYVVLFTDLTERKAANMARERFRHSVMLSQRRLMGRIDSRSALAVEGLMSRIIDNAQLAALEIADGLDTAGIPDTLESVRASVARAAEVLEQISRAAKQRERARGAPKAP